The Vigna radiata var. radiata cultivar VC1973A unplaced genomic scaffold, Vradiata_ver6 scaffold_290, whole genome shotgun sequence genome has a window encoding:
- the LOC106754332 gene encoding transcription factor bHLH123-like yields the protein MSDDQFQASGNWWESGRNVRFESGETQSSSSGLTNMGNYAWQQDMGRSSSSMDNSASGGSSVVFHDQKQLQVQPHHDSSATNPTNDHPNLHMMGLGLSSQAMDWNQASLQLRGEKGFRSMLQENLSTPGTTFQQESALSHHQQVHWRPEKLFSAESSSNEFKRGFSLDQYSSGDSTVTSQGLPCSFQMDYVGNPSSILQGLLGHESNNQQPHQGGTASFENRSMNFPYSATTYGLSSNIELVPSWSKVPQFLRASPPKQPPNNHLHFTNNAPFWNANSDPAIKDARSTFISSLQTPFSPSNFDVQSKNVSEVRESSMVKKSGSETAAKRPRNENPSPLPAFKVRKEKMGDRITALQQLVSPFGKTDTASVLSEAIEYIKFLHEQVTVLSTPYMKTGAPIQHQQGSGKSKESEGPKQDLRSRGLCLVPVSSTFPVTHEPTVEYWTPTFGGTYR from the exons ATGTCAGATGATCAGTTTCAAGCAAGTGGAAACTGGTGGGAATCTGGAAGAAACGTGAGGTTTGAGAGTGGTGAAACGCAGTCTTCTTCTTCTGGGCTCACCAACATGGGAAACTATGCTTGGCAGCAAGACATGGGTAGGTCTTCTTCTTCCATGGATAACTCTGCCTCAGGAGGTTCCTCTGTGGTTTTCCATGACCAGAAGCAGCTTCAAGTTCAGCCACATCATGACTCATCAGCCACAAATCCCACCAATGACCATCCCAACTTGCATATGATGGGCTTGGGCCTCTCATCCCAAGCCATGGACTGGAATCAAGCATCTTTGCAGCT ACGAGGTGAGAAAGGTTTCAGGTCGATGTTGCAAGAGAATTTGAGCACTCCAGGCACCACGTTTCAGCAAGAAAGTGCGTTGTCTCATCATCAACAAGTTCATTGGAGGCCAGAAAAATTGTTCTCTGCGGAGTCATCAAGCAATGAATTCAAGAGGGGTTTCTCCTTAGACCAATATAGCTCTGGGGACAGCACTGTCACAAGCCAAGGTTTGCCTTGTAGTTTTCAGATGGATTATGTCGGTAACCCTTCTTCAATATTGCAAGGACTTTTGGGACATGAGAGCAATAACCAACAACCCCACCAAGGTGGTACTGCTTCTTTTGAGAATCGTTCCATGAATTTTCCTTACTCAGCAACAACCTATGGATTAAGCTCAAATATTGAGTTAGTTCCTTCATGGTCAAAGGTTCCTCAGTTCTTAAGAGCTTCACCACCAAAACAACCACCCAATAACCACTTGCATTTCACCAACAACGCTCCCTTTTGGAACGCTAATTCTGATCCTGCTATAAAGGATGCTCGATCCACCTTCATCTCCTCTTTGCAAACCCCCTTCTCGCCATCAAATTTCGATGTTCAATCAAAG AATGTATCTGAAGTTAGAGAGTCGAGTATGGTGAAGAAAAGTGGGAGTGAAACAGCAGCAAAAAGGCCAAGGAACGAAAACCCATCTCCTTTGCCAGCTTTTAAG GTGAGAAAAGAGAAGATGGGGGACAGAATCACTGCACTCCAACAATTGGTTTCACCTTTCGGAAAG ACTGATACAGCGTCAGTGCTCTCTGAAGCCATTGAATACATCAAATTCCTCCATGAACAAGTCACC gttttaagcACCCCCTATATGAAAACCGGTGCTCCCATACAGCATCAGCAG GGTTCTGGTAAATCGAAGGAATCTGAGGGTCCAAAGCAAGATCTTAGAAGCCGAGGGCTATGTTTGGTGCCAGTTTCTAGTACATTTCCAGTGACTCATGAACCCACAGTTGAATATTGGACACCAACATTTGGAGGAACTTACAGATAG
- the LOC106754333 gene encoding calcium-binding protein PBP1 — MELGDGFDFEDSFPSMIARLGVEGFIGELCDGFRLLMDVNMGLITFESLKVSTYLLGLEVRDDELLCMLMEGDLDGDGALNQMEFCILMFRLSPCLMDMQRNEFPLHARVIDLL; from the coding sequence atGGAACTTGGTGACGGTTTTGACTTTGAAGACTCTTTCCCTTCCATGATTGCAAGACTAGGTGTAGAAGGGTTCATTGGGGAGCTCTGCGACGGGTTTCGTTTGCTCATGGACGTGAACATGGGGCTCATCACGTTCGAGAGCTTGAAGGTGAGCACCTACTTGCTCGGTTTGGAGGTGAGGGATGATGAGCTGTTGTGCATGCTCATGGAGGGAGATTTGGATGGAGATGGAGCTCTTAACCAAATGGAATTTTGCATTCTCATGTTTAGGTTGAGTCCTTGCTTGATGGATATGCAACGTAATGAGTTTCCACTGCATGCAAGAGTAATTGACCTTCTATAA